Proteins encoded together in one Penaeus vannamei isolate JL-2024 chromosome 9, ASM4276789v1, whole genome shotgun sequence window:
- the LOC138862495 gene encoding sulfotransferase 1A1-like, producing MPLLSGHEAVPLGMEELAQQEEHFVGFTHGLVRLTPGSWFLPAAFTNFADKIYNFQWRTDDVLVMAYPRSGTSWLQEVVWTMKNNPDLENPMADMPLLARSPYVDMDMMMDGKKMPPLTPDNPLLQGFIKMCPGGNPADGVNLQLTAATPSPRIIKTHLPLSLLHPSLLDTLKVVYVARNPKDVVVSLHHHCRLLKTLDYSGTLEQFVKYFVDDDVVYGPYWQHVKEAWTKREASNLHFVFYEDLKADPASELKRLSVFLGCNLAKDQMEKLIRHTSFAEMQARDNVMGVKAAENPVMNQGVVKEDGGFFRKGEVGSWKGRLPAEASERLEKWAAKNLEGVPFKYSL from the exons ATGCCCCTTCTCAGCGGCCACGAGGCAGTCCCCCTGGGGATGGAGGAGCTGGCACAGCAGGAGGAGCATTTCGTCGGCTTCACCCACGGCTTGGTTCGGCTCACGCCAGGGAGCTGGTTCCTTCCCGCAGCCTTCACCAACTTCGCCGACAAGATTTACAACTTCCAG TGGCGGACTGACGATGTGCTGGTGATGGCCTACCCTCGCAGCGGCACGAGCTGGCTGCAGGAGGTCGTTTGGACCATGAAGAATAACCCCGACCTCGAGAACCCGATGGCCGACATGCCGCTCCTGGCCAGGAGCCCCTATGTTGA CATGGACATGATGATGGATGGCAAGAAGATGCCACCCCTCACGCCGGACAACCCGCTCCTCCAGGGCTTCATCAAGATGTGTCCGGGAGGAAATCCGGCTGACGGAGTAAACTTGCAGTTGACTGCAGCCACACCCAGTCCCAGGATAATCAAGAcacatctccccctttccctgttaCACCCAAGCCTGCTGGACACTCTTAAG GTGGTGTACGTGGCTCGAAACCCCAAGGACGTTGTCGTCTCCCTGCACCACCACTGCCGTCTCCTCAAGACACTGGACTACTCGGGAACCTTGGAGCAGTTCGTCAAGTATTTTGTGGACGATGACG TGGTGTACGGGCCGTACTGGCAACACGTGAAGGAGGCCTGGACGAAGCGTGAGGCCTCCAACCTGCACTTTGTCTTCTACGAGGACCTGAAGGCTGACCCGGCCTCGGAGCTCAAGAGGCTCAGCGTTTTTCTGGGCTGCAACCTCGCTAAAGACCAGATGGAGAAA CTCATCAGGCACACCAGCTTCGCCGAGATGCAGGCGCGGGACAACGTGATGGGCGTGAAGGCCGCCGAGAACCCCGTCATGAACCAGGGCGTGGTCAAGGAGGACGGCGGCTTCTTCAGGAAGG GCGAGGTGGGCAGCTGGAAGGGGCGGCTGCCGGCTGAGGCGTCGGAGCGGCTGGAGAAGTGGGCGGCGAAGAACCTCGAGGGCGTCCCCTTCAAGTACAGCCTCTGA